AGAAAGGTCATCATTGAGTTTTCTGACTCATGGTCCTTGAAAAAGTAGAGAAAGTGGAGAGAGAAATGGGCGgatttttgcaaccaaattatataTACGGTGATTTTTTACTGTTCTATAGATGTCTATAATTTCTTCCAGAAGGTAGTTACGGTTAAAATTAGACTAAGAATGGCGGCGTTGGGCTAGAAAAGTGCGGATACAAAGCAAGGGGGAAAAACAGAGTGGAACAAAAGTGGGCCGGGATTGTGAGTCCTACGTGGCGGAGGTCCAGACTTCCACAAACCTCCTCCAGTTTATGGCCGGTTTGCGAGAATACCGACTCATGGACCCATCCACCAAAGTATGCGGCATCGCGTCGGATGGCAAAAAAATGTCCGGACGCTGTCAGTCTAGACGTTTGTGGGCATTTTATGAGATGCCCTGTGTTTAGCACATGCCATCGAGCAGAACATATTCGCCAGCTGTCTGTCACACCTGCAAGGAAAGCAAGTCTGCAGCCAGAGAAAATGAGCTTGAAAGGGttcccaaaagaaaagaaagagcttGAAAGGCCATGTGGAACTCAACTTTGCATGTACATGTCGATCAAAGTACGTGTGaattccgtttcaaaaaaaaaagtacGTGTGAATGGTTGCGTTAGTTTTTTCAAAAAGAGAGCAACACTTCCGAACATGACAGCAAATGAAATTGTTCCGTGCACGCCGAACAGCATTTTCTTGGCCATGCATGTGCATGTGTCACACAGCTCACGGCAAACCACCTTTGCTTGAGGCCGGTTACTCAGCACAGCATTGATCGAGCCACAGGATATATTTATCATAACCTGATTATATATAAAGGCAACTACCAGCTACCCACTTATACCATCGATCGGTGTACACTACCACATACAGCAATTGCACCACCCTTCCCCGCATTTCCCCATGGCCACTTCTTTTTCTTGCTTCCTTgccatctcaattctactagtgttCTTCTCACTCCCCCCGCTTACTGGTGCAAGGCTCCTGTATGCGGACAAGAACTCCCTCAATGACAGCAAGTCTTTCTCCATCGGAGGTGGGAGAGGCAAGGGTGGCGGCCGAGGTTTTGGTGTGAGTATCAGCCATGGCGGGCACGGCACCTCCATCGCTATAGGTGGCGGACTTGGAGGTGGAGCTGCTACTAACCATGGTGGTGGCCCAAGCGTAGGTGGTGGAGCAGGTGCGGGCATTGGCATCAATATAGGGCACGGTGGCGTGGATGTAGGGATAGGTGGGGGTGGAGGTGGAGCGGCTAGCACCGGCGGGGCGCATGCAGGTGGTAGTGGTGGAGGTGGCATTGGAGTTCACATAGGCCATGGTGGCGTGGATGTAGGgataggtggaggtggaggtggggcAGCTAGCACCGGCGGTGTGCATGCAGGTGGTGGCGGGCGAGGTGGCATCGGATTTCACATAGGCCATCATGGGGCTACTGTAAGCGCcgggggtgggggcggcggcggtgctggtGTACGTGGAAGTGGGGGAGGCGAAGGCGGTGGTAGCGGTGTTGGTCGTGCCGGCAATGTTGTGGGTGGTGGGGGAGGGTATGGTAGTGCAAACGGCGGTAACAGAAGCGGAGGAGGTATCGGAGTTGGATCAGCTGGTGGAAGTGTAGGTGGTGGCTCTGGAAATGGTGGTGTAGTACATGGTTGATTGGTTTGTTAATTTGAGAAGTACATATGCATACAACATATTTTAGTTTGCTAATGAAATACTCCCTTTGTAACTTTTTATAAGATATTTAATATAATATGGGTATGTATAGGAAACGATAAATATGCTAGTATTTTTGTGTTTATTGTATGTCTAATACTATTGGTGTCACCTTCTAAATGAGCGGGAGTGCCTTGACTATGATGGTATTGTACTATGTGGTATCTTTCACCAACGGAACATGTAACAGGTCCACACTAATCAGATGGTGTCTTTTGTAAAGTTACAT
This genomic stretch from Triticum dicoccoides isolate Atlit2015 ecotype Zavitan unplaced genomic scaffold, WEW_v2.0 scaffold205915, whole genome shotgun sequence harbors:
- the LOC119345103 gene encoding glycine-rich cell wall structural protein-like, producing MATSFSCFLAISILLVFFSLPPLTGARLLYADKNSLNDSKSFSIGGGRGKGGGRGFGVSISHGGHGTSIAIGGGLGGGAATNHGGGPSVGGGAGAGIGINIGHGGVDVGIGGGGGGAASTGGAHAGGSGGGGIGVHIGHGGVDVGIGGGGGHHGATVSAGGGGGGGAGVRGSGGGEGGGSGVGRAGNVVGGGGGYGSANGGNRSGGGIGVGSAGGSVGGGSGNGGVVHG